Proteins from a single region of Flavobacterium sp. YJ01:
- the trpA gene encoding tryptophan synthase subunit alpha, with amino-acid sequence MNRITQKLQEDKKILSIYFSAGYPNLNDTVQIIQDLEKNGVDLIEIGLPFSDPLADGPTIQASSTTALHNGMTTQILFDQLKNIRESVKIPLIIMGYFNPMLQYGVEAFCKKCAEIGIDGLIIPDLPVDVYADEYKAIFEKYGLINVFLITPQTSDERIRFIDSVSNGFIYMVSSASVTGSQSGFGNTQETYFERIAEMNLKNPQIVGFGISNKETFNQATKYAKGAIIGSAFIKHLSESGSGKIEEFVGEIR; translated from the coding sequence ATGAACAGAATAACTCAAAAATTACAAGAAGATAAAAAGATCCTTTCGATCTATTTTTCTGCTGGATATCCGAATTTAAACGATACGGTGCAGATTATTCAGGATTTGGAAAAAAACGGCGTTGATTTAATCGAAATCGGACTTCCTTTTAGCGATCCTTTGGCAGACGGACCAACGATTCAGGCAAGTTCTACAACGGCTCTTCATAACGGAATGACAACTCAAATTCTTTTTGACCAACTGAAAAACATCCGCGAAAGCGTAAAAATTCCGTTGATTATTATGGGATATTTTAATCCGATGTTGCAATATGGTGTTGAAGCTTTCTGTAAAAAATGTGCAGAAATTGGAATTGACGGTTTAATTATTCCAGATCTTCCAGTTGATGTTTATGCAGATGAATACAAAGCGATTTTCGAAAAATACGGATTAATAAATGTGTTTTTGATTACACCACAAACTTCAGACGAAAGAATTCGTTTTATTGACAGCGTTTCAAACGGATTTATTTATATGGTAAGTTCTGCAAGCGTTACAGGATCTCAATCTGGATTTGGCAATACTCAGGAAACCTATTTTGAAAGAATTGCTGAAATGAATTTGAAAAATCCTCAAATCGTTGGTTTCGGAATTTCGAATAAAGAAACTTTCAATCAGGCTACAAAATATGCAAAAGGCGCAATTATTGGAAGTGCTTTTATTAAGCATTTGAGCGAAAGTGGAAGTGGGAAAATTGAGGAATTTGTTGGAGAGATTCGATAA
- a CDS encoding carbon-nitrogen hydrolase family protein, with protein sequence MILAAAQTKPKRGNIASNLLDHYKLIELAAQNGAQLIAFPEMSITGYERENARDLAFAEDDYRIDHLKDLATDYNITIIAGAPILIEDQLFIGEFIIAPSDSVSIYTKQFLHEGEDQYFQSSFDNNPMIEVENEKISFAICADIDNPKHPENASENNADIYIASIFFSPNGIPNAYRDLQQYAQKNKMNVLMSNFSGESWGSPSAGQSAFWNNKGELIGQMNDSDSGLLLVEKQNDTWTSKLLNF encoded by the coding sequence ATGATTTTAGCGGCAGCGCAAACAAAACCAAAACGCGGAAATATTGCTTCCAATTTATTAGATCATTACAAACTTATTGAATTGGCAGCACAAAATGGCGCGCAATTAATAGCTTTTCCAGAAATGTCAATTACGGGTTATGAAAGAGAAAATGCTAGAGATTTGGCTTTCGCCGAAGATGATTACAGAATTGATCATCTGAAAGATTTGGCAACAGATTACAACATCACAATTATTGCTGGAGCTCCTATTTTAATTGAAGATCAATTGTTTATTGGCGAATTCATTATTGCTCCGAGCGATTCGGTTTCTATTTATACGAAACAGTTTTTGCATGAAGGAGAAGATCAATATTTTCAATCTTCATTTGATAATAATCCGATGATTGAGGTTGAAAATGAGAAAATTTCATTTGCGATTTGTGCTGATATTGATAATCCGAAACATCCAGAAAATGCTTCAGAGAATAACGCAGACATTTATATTGCGAGCATTTTCTTTTCGCCAAACGGAATTCCTAATGCCTATCGAGATTTACAGCAATATGCCCAAAAAAATAAAATGAATGTTTTAATGTCGAATTTCAGCGGCGAATCTTGGGGTTCTCCATCGGCTGGACAAAGTGCTTTTTGGAATAATAAAGGTGAATTAATTGGGCAAATGAATGATTCAGATTCCGGATTATTATTAGTTGAAAAACAAAATGATACTTGGACAAGTAAGCTTTTAAATTTTTAA
- a CDS encoding gamma-glutamylcyclotransferase family protein — MELLFSYGTLRSKQIQMQIFNKVLVGTQDQILGYKLKSLQIEEEFGMADYVVAVPSENLEDIIHGAVFEVTNNELLKVDQFESNSYKRVQVKLKSGRTAWIYTENK; from the coding sequence ATGGAACTATTATTCTCATACGGAACACTAAGATCAAAGCAAATTCAGATGCAGATTTTTAATAAAGTTTTAGTGGGAACTCAAGATCAAATATTGGGTTACAAACTTAAAAGTTTGCAAATTGAAGAAGAATTTGGAATGGCAGATTATGTTGTTGCAGTCCCTAGCGAAAATCTGGAAGACATTATACACGGTGCTGTTTTTGAAGTGACTAATAACGAATTATTAAAAGTAGATCAGTTCGAATCTAATTCTTATAAAAGAGTTCAGGTAAAATTAAAATCTGGAAGAACGGCTTGGATTTATACGGAAAATAAATAA
- the trpB gene encoding tryptophan synthase subunit beta has translation MSFNVNEKGYYGEFGGAFIPEMLYPNVEELRQKYLSIMDEPDFKAEFNQLLKDYVGRPSPLYFAKRLSEKYNTKVYLKREDLNHTGAHKVNNTIGQILLAKRLGKKRIIAETGAGQHGVATATVCALMGIECIVYMGEIDIARQAPNVARMKMLGAEVRPALSGSRTLKDATNEAIRDWINNPVDTHYIIGSAIGPHPYPDMVTRFQSIISEEIKWQLKEKEGRENPDYVVACIGGGSNAAGTYYHFLHEPEVGIIAVEAAGKGVDSGHSAATSKLGKVGVIHGCKTLLMQTPDGQITEPYSISAGLDYPGVGPLHAHLAQSGRGEFFSVTDDDAMNAGLQLTKLEGIIPAIESAHAFAVLDQKKFKPTDVVVISLSGRGDKDLDNYIDYFKL, from the coding sequence ATGAGTTTTAACGTTAACGAAAAAGGATATTACGGAGAATTTGGCGGAGCTTTTATTCCAGAAATGTTATATCCGAATGTAGAAGAACTACGCCAGAAATATTTAAGCATTATGGACGAACCAGATTTTAAAGCTGAGTTCAACCAACTGCTTAAGGATTACGTTGGACGCCCAAGTCCATTGTATTTTGCAAAACGCTTATCTGAAAAATACAATACCAAAGTTTATCTAAAAAGAGAAGACTTAAATCACACAGGAGCGCACAAAGTAAATAATACAATCGGACAGATTTTATTAGCAAAACGTCTAGGCAAAAAAAGAATTATTGCCGAAACTGGAGCTGGTCAGCACGGTGTGGCAACAGCAACGGTTTGCGCTTTAATGGGAATCGAATGTATCGTTTATATGGGTGAAATCGACATTGCCCGCCAAGCACCAAACGTAGCGCGCATGAAAATGTTAGGCGCAGAAGTTCGTCCGGCACTTTCGGGTTCAAGAACTTTAAAAGACGCAACAAACGAAGCAATCCGTGATTGGATCAACAATCCAGTTGACACACATTATATTATCGGATCGGCAATTGGACCGCATCCTTATCCTGATATGGTAACGCGTTTTCAGAGTATTATTTCAGAAGAAATTAAATGGCAATTGAAAGAAAAAGAAGGTCGCGAAAACCCTGATTATGTAGTTGCTTGTATTGGTGGCGGAAGTAACGCGGCTGGAACTTATTACCACTTTCTTCACGAACCAGAAGTTGGAATTATTGCCGTGGAAGCAGCTGGAAAAGGTGTTGATAGCGGTCATAGCGCTGCTACAAGTAAATTAGGAAAAGTTGGTGTTATTCACGGCTGTAAAACACTTTTAATGCAAACCCCAGATGGACAAATTACAGAACCTTATTCTATTTCTGCGGGATTAGATTATCCAGGAGTTGGGCCTTTACACGCGCATTTAGCACAAAGCGGACGTGGCGAATTTTTCTCTGTAACGGATGATGATGCTATGAATGCTGGTCTTCAATTGACAAAACTAGAAGGAATTATTCCTGCAATTGAAAGTGCTCACGCTTTTGCAGTTTTAGATCAAAAGAAATTCAAACCTACAGATGTTGTGGTTATTAGCCTTTCTGGTCGTGGCGATAAAGATTTAGATAATTATATTGATTACTTTAAATTGTAA
- a CDS encoding phosphoribosylanthranilate isomerase → MKLKICGMKYPENILEVGALLPDYMGFIFWKKSARYFNGTIPELIKTVKKVGVFVNQSQEEILEKVTNYNLQAVQLHGNESVEFLSELKEKLPKKIEIIKVFSADENFDFEVIKPFEEVSDYFLFDTKGKLPGGNGTTFDWTILKKYNSKKPFFLSGGIGMKELKAIEEISKTNLPIYAVDVNSKFEIEPGLKNRNLFSNFKRKFDVANF, encoded by the coding sequence ATGAAACTTAAAATATGCGGTATGAAATATCCTGAAAACATTCTCGAAGTAGGTGCACTCCTACCCGATTATATGGGATTTATTTTCTGGAAAAAATCCGCGCGATATTTTAACGGAACTATTCCTGAACTTATAAAAACTGTCAAAAAAGTAGGCGTTTTTGTAAATCAAAGTCAGGAAGAAATTCTAGAAAAAGTAACAAATTATAATTTACAAGCCGTTCAGTTACATGGAAATGAATCCGTTGAATTTTTATCAGAGTTAAAAGAAAAATTACCTAAAAAAATTGAAATTATAAAAGTTTTTTCAGCCGATGAAAATTTCGATTTTGAAGTTATAAAACCTTTTGAAGAAGTCTCAGATTATTTTCTATTTGATACCAAAGGAAAACTGCCAGGCGGAAACGGAACAACTTTCGACTGGACAATATTAAAAAAATACAATTCTAAGAAACCCTTCTTTTTGAGCGGCGGAATCGGAATGAAGGAATTAAAAGCCATTGAAGAAATTTCAAAAACCAATTTGCCAATTTACGCTGTTGACGTAAATAGTAAATTTGAAATTGAACCGGGGCTAAAAAACAGAAATTTATTTAGCAATTTCAAGCGCAAATTTGATGTTGCCAACTTTTAA
- the trpC gene encoding indole-3-glycerol phosphate synthase TrpC, with the protein MNILDKIIIDKKREVILKKSIIPVSQLEASVFFGKQTISLSKKLKESNSGIIAEHKRRSPSKSIINNNFTVEEVVKGYENAGACGISVLTDGKYFGGSLDDLLLARASVNIPLLRKEFIVDEYQILEAKAHGADLILLIAAVLTREEIKSLSEFAKNLGLEVLLEVHNQEELEKSIMPTLDMIGVNNRNLKTFEVSLDFSKELAPKIPNDFVKVSESGISSIEAIQELKPYGYKGFLIGENFMKTDDAGKAATEFISKL; encoded by the coding sequence ATGAATATCCTAGATAAAATAATAATAGATAAAAAACGAGAAGTTATTTTGAAGAAATCCATTATTCCGGTTTCTCAATTGGAAGCTTCTGTATTTTTTGGAAAACAAACAATTTCTCTTAGCAAAAAATTGAAAGAAAGCAATTCTGGAATTATAGCAGAACACAAACGTCGTTCTCCTTCTAAATCAATTATCAACAATAATTTTACTGTTGAAGAAGTCGTAAAAGGCTATGAAAATGCTGGCGCTTGCGGAATCTCTGTTTTAACTGACGGAAAATATTTCGGTGGATCTTTAGACGATTTACTTTTGGCCAGAGCTTCAGTAAATATTCCGCTTTTGCGAAAAGAATTTATTGTTGATGAATATCAGATTTTGGAAGCAAAAGCACACGGAGCGGATTTAATTCTTTTAATCGCAGCAGTTTTAACTCGCGAAGAAATTAAATCATTATCTGAATTTGCGAAAAATTTAGGTTTAGAAGTTCTTTTGGAAGTCCACAATCAAGAAGAATTAGAAAAATCAATTATGCCAACTTTAGATATGATTGGCGTGAATAACAGAAATTTAAAAACATTCGAAGTAAGTTTAGATTTCAGTAAAGAATTGGCCCCAAAAATTCCGAATGATTTTGTAAAAGTTTCAGAAAGCGGCATTTCTTCAATTGAAGCCATTCAAGAATTAAAACCTTATGGCTACAAAGGTTTTTTAATTGGAGAAAACTTCATGAAAACTGACGACGCAGGGAAGGCAGCAACAGAATTCATTAGCAAACTATAA
- the trpD gene encoding anthranilate phosphoribosyltransferase: MKTILNKLINHEVLSKEEAKQVLINISSGQYNPSQISAFLTVFMMRSITIDELSGFREALLELCIRVDLSAYNTIDLCGTGGDGKDTFNISTLASFVSAGAGIKVAKHGNYGVSSISGSSNVMEKMGIKFSNDPSFLEKCIDQAGICVLHAPLFHPAMKHVGPIRKELAVKTFFNMLGPMVNPSFPQNQLVGVFNLELARMYAYLYQNTDVNFTILHSLDGYDEISLTGATKTISNHMEGMLKPEDFGVRLLSQTEIEGGKTIEESAEIFTNIISGKGTEAQNNVVCANAAMAIATVTKCSPKEGFELAKESLLSGKGHQALQKLQELSR, from the coding sequence ATGAAAACTATATTAAACAAATTAATCAACCACGAAGTGCTTTCTAAAGAAGAAGCAAAACAAGTATTGATTAATATTTCAAGCGGTCAATATAATCCGAGCCAGATTTCGGCATTTTTGACTGTTTTTATGATGCGAAGCATTACTATCGATGAACTTTCGGGATTTCGCGAAGCTTTGTTAGAATTATGTATTCGCGTTGATTTATCTGCCTATAATACAATCGATTTATGCGGAACGGGTGGCGACGGAAAAGATACTTTCAATATTTCGACTTTAGCTTCTTTTGTTTCTGCTGGGGCTGGAATTAAAGTTGCAAAACACGGAAATTATGGCGTTTCTTCAATTTCTGGATCAAGCAACGTAATGGAAAAAATGGGAATTAAATTCAGCAACGATCCTTCTTTTTTAGAAAAATGTATTGATCAGGCTGGAATCTGCGTTTTACATGCTCCATTATTTCACCCAGCGATGAAACATGTTGGACCAATCAGAAAAGAATTGGCGGTAAAAACCTTCTTTAATATGTTGGGGCCAATGGTAAATCCTTCTTTTCCGCAAAATCAATTAGTTGGGGTTTTCAACTTAGAATTGGCAAGAATGTATGCCTATCTATACCAAAATACTGATGTGAATTTCACTATTTTACATTCGCTTGACGGATATGACGAAATTTCGTTAACAGGCGCAACCAAAACGATTTCAAACCATATGGAAGGAATGTTAAAACCAGAAGATTTTGGCGTTCGTCTTTTATCCCAAACTGAAATTGAAGGCGGAAAAACAATCGAAGAATCGGCAGAAATCTTTACTAATATTATTTCAGGAAAAGGAACTGAGGCACAAAACAATGTAGTCTGCGCTAATGCTGCAATGGCAATTGCAACCGTTACAAAATGTTCTCCAAAAGAAGGTTTTGAATTAGCAAAAGAAAGTTTATTGTCTGGAAAAGGACATCAGGCATTACAGAAATTACAAGAACTAAGCAGGTAA
- a CDS encoding aminodeoxychorismate/anthranilate synthase component II: MKKILVIDNYDSFTYNLVHYLEDLNCEVTVYRNDEFDIDEIASFDKILLSPGPGIPDEAGLLKAVIEKYSPTKSILGVCLGQQAIGEVFGGTLSNLDKVYHGVATNVKTVVDDEILFEGLGKEFEVGRYHSWVVDTNLPDELEATSFDENGQVMSLRHRNYDVRGVQFHPESVLTPNGKKMLENWIKS, encoded by the coding sequence ATGAAAAAGATTTTAGTTATAGACAATTACGATAGTTTCACTTACAATTTAGTGCACTATTTAGAAGATTTAAACTGCGAAGTTACCGTTTATAGAAACGACGAATTCGATATTGATGAAATTGCTTCTTTTGATAAAATTTTACTTTCCCCAGGACCAGGAATTCCAGACGAAGCAGGTTTATTAAAAGCAGTAATCGAAAAATATAGTCCGACAAAAAGCATTCTTGGCGTTTGTTTAGGACAACAAGCAATCGGCGAAGTTTTTGGCGGAACGCTTTCAAACCTTGATAAAGTATATCATGGAGTTGCGACAAATGTAAAAACCGTTGTAGATGACGAAATTCTTTTTGAAGGTTTAGGAAAAGAATTTGAAGTTGGAAGATACCATTCTTGGGTTGTAGACACCAATCTTCCAGACGAACTTGAAGCAACTTCATTTGACGAAAACGGACAAGTAATGTCTTTAAGACACAGAAATTATGACGTTAGAGGCGTTCAGTTTCACCCAGAAAGTGTCTTAACTCCAAACGGAAAAAAAATGTTAGAGAATTGGATAAAAAGCTAG
- a CDS encoding anthranilate synthase component I family protein, translating into MKPFILNTHYKQILADTVTPVSIYFKIRDKFPNSLLLESSDYHGNDNSFSYICCNPIATIKIENEIISKTFPDGTSEKTTIDSTTNIPQVIQEFSSQFQSEKNDFKFINNGLFGYISYDAVRYFEKVSIAKKDNATSIPDVFYAVYQNIIAINHFKNEAYIFCHSVDGKNNIAEIEQLLQSRNIASYKFSKEGEGFSNLTDEEFKQNVALAKKHCYRGDVFQLVLSRRFTQGFKGDEFNVYRALRSINPSPYLFFFDYGDFKIFGSSPEAQIIVKDRKAEIHPIAGTFKRTGNDEQDALLAKELSEDKKENSEHVMLVDLARNDLSRNGHDVNVEKYREVQFFSHVIHLVSKVTGHLHDKATTMQVVADTFPAGTLSGAPKHRAMQLIEDCEKTNRNFYGGAIGFMDFNGNFNHAIMIRTFLSKNHQLHCQAGAGIVASSDEESEMQEVYNKLRALNTALEIAEKI; encoded by the coding sequence TTGAAACCTTTTATTCTTAATACACATTACAAACAAATTCTCGCAGATACGGTTACTCCTGTTAGTATCTACTTTAAAATCAGAGATAAATTCCCGAACAGTTTATTATTAGAAAGTAGTGATTATCATGGAAATGACAACAGTTTTTCTTATATCTGCTGTAATCCTATTGCAACTATAAAAATTGAAAACGAAATTATTTCAAAAACGTTTCCAGACGGAACTTCAGAAAAAACAACTATTGATTCAACTACAAACATTCCGCAAGTAATTCAGGAATTTTCAAGTCAGTTTCAATCCGAAAAAAATGATTTCAAATTCATCAATAATGGTTTATTTGGATACATTTCTTATGATGCCGTTCGTTATTTTGAAAAAGTATCGATTGCAAAAAAAGACAATGCAACTTCAATTCCAGATGTTTTTTATGCTGTTTATCAAAACATTATTGCAATTAACCATTTTAAAAATGAAGCTTACATTTTCTGCCATAGCGTTGACGGAAAAAACAACATCGCAGAAATTGAGCAATTATTACAATCTAGAAATATAGCTTCTTATAAATTCTCAAAAGAAGGCGAAGGTTTTTCTAATTTAACTGATGAAGAATTTAAGCAAAATGTCGCTTTAGCAAAAAAACACTGTTATAGAGGCGATGTTTTTCAGTTAGTATTATCACGTCGTTTTACACAAGGTTTTAAAGGTGATGAATTTAATGTTTATAGAGCTTTAAGAAGTATAAATCCTTCTCCGTATTTATTCTTTTTTGATTATGGAGATTTCAAAATATTTGGTTCTTCGCCAGAAGCACAAATTATTGTAAAAGACAGAAAAGCAGAAATTCATCCGATTGCAGGAACTTTCAAAAGAACTGGAAATGATGAGCAAGATGCGCTTTTAGCAAAAGAACTTTCTGAAGATAAAAAAGAAAATAGCGAACACGTTATGCTTGTTGATTTAGCCAGAAATGATTTGAGCAGAAACGGTCACGATGTAAATGTGGAAAAATATAGAGAAGTTCAATTTTTCTCACACGTAATTCACCTAGTTTCTAAAGTTACAGGACATTTGCACGATAAAGCTACAACAATGCAAGTTGTTGCAGATACTTTTCCTGCAGGAACTTTAAGCGGTGCACCAAAACACAGAGCAATGCAATTAATTGAAGATTGCGAAAAAACAAATCGTAATTTTTATGGCGGCGCAATTGGCTTCATGGATTTTAACGGAAACTTTAATCACGCCATTATGATTCGAACTTTCCTTTCTAAAAATCATCAATTGCATTGTCAGGCTGGAGCTGGAATCGTTGCCAGTTCAGATGAAGAAAGCGAAATGCAGGAAGTTTATAATAAATTAAGAGCTTTGAATACGGCTTTAGAAATTGCAGAAAAAATATAG
- a CDS encoding YceI family protein yields MKNLKTIAIALFVAAAGISVNAQTKKIDVKASTIKWVGKKVTGEHSGTVNFKDGAVVLKGNKLVGGSFTVDMTSLTSTDLTGEYQGKLNGHLKADDFFGTEKFPTSKLVIKKIGAKSADVYTATADLTIKGITKPVTFDITVKGNTATTAFKVDRTKYDIKYGSGSFFEGLGDKTINDEFELAVALKF; encoded by the coding sequence ATGAAAAATTTAAAAACAATTGCAATAGCATTATTCGTAGCAGCAGCTGGTATCTCAGTAAACGCTCAAACTAAAAAAATCGACGTAAAAGCGTCTACTATCAAATGGGTTGGTAAAAAAGTAACTGGAGAGCACTCTGGAACTGTAAACTTTAAAGATGGAGCTGTAGTTTTAAAAGGAAACAAATTAGTTGGTGGTAGCTTTACTGTAGACATGACTTCATTAACTTCTACAGATTTAACTGGAGAATACCAAGGAAAATTAAACGGTCACTTAAAAGCTGACGATTTCTTCGGAACTGAGAAATTCCCAACTTCAAAATTAGTTATCAAAAAAATCGGTGCAAAATCTGCTGACGTTTACACTGCAACTGCAGACTTAACTATCAAAGGAATTACTAAACCAGTTACTTTTGATATTACTGTAAAAGGAAACACTGCTACAACTGCTTTCAAAGTTGACAGAACTAAATATGACATTAAATATGGTTCAGGTAGTTTCTTCGAAGGTTTAGGAGACAAAACTATCAATGACGAATTCGAATTGGCTGTAGCTTTAAAATTCTAA
- a CDS encoding NAD(P)H-dependent oxidoreductase produces the protein MSTILENLNWRYATKRFDATKKISDADLNTLKEAVRLAASSYGLQPFKVVVVENPEIREKLKAAAYGQTQITDASQLFIFANDLNAGPESVAAYIKNISETRGVPTEALGGFEDMMNNVISNLSQENKNIWTAKQTYIALGTLLAAAAELKIDATPMEGFNPAQFNEILGFDKLGLNASVIATVGYRHDEDDAQHYKKVRKSQEELFITL, from the coding sequence ATGAGCACAATTTTAGAAAATCTTAATTGGAGATACGCAACAAAAAGATTTGATGCAACAAAAAAAATCTCTGATGCTGATTTAAATACATTAAAAGAAGCTGTAAGATTAGCTGCTTCTTCATACGGATTACAACCATTTAAAGTAGTAGTTGTAGAAAATCCAGAAATTAGAGAAAAATTAAAAGCTGCGGCTTACGGACAAACTCAAATTACCGATGCTTCTCAATTATTTATTTTCGCAAACGACTTAAACGCAGGACCAGAATCTGTGGCAGCTTATATCAAAAACATTAGCGAAACAAGAGGTGTTCCAACAGAAGCTTTAGGTGGATTTGAAGATATGATGAATAACGTAATTTCAAACTTATCTCAAGAAAATAAAAACATCTGGACAGCAAAACAAACGTATATTGCTTTAGGAACTTTATTGGCAGCTGCAGCAGAATTAAAAATCGATGCTACTCCAATGGAAGGTTTTAATCCAGCTCAATTTAACGAAATTTTAGGTTTCGATAAATTAGGTTTAAATGCTTCAGTTATTGCAACTGTAGGTTACAGACATGATGAGGACGACGCTCAGCATTACAAAAAAGTTAGAAAATCTCAAGAAGAATTATTTATCACACTATAA
- a CDS encoding MarR family transcriptional regulator: MTIEEVIKSTVKMDNAKKVILNIMYTQNVIQDHFNELIKPYDLSGEQYNVLRILRGQKGNPANMCVIQERMLAKTSNTTRLVDKLLLKEFVTRNVCPDNRRKIEVLITQKGLDVLKELDPKVDAHERAFAENISQEELELLNKLLEKYRTQQN; encoded by the coding sequence ATGACAATTGAAGAGGTTATTAAGAGTACAGTTAAGATGGATAATGCGAAAAAAGTTATTCTGAATATCATGTACACACAAAATGTGATTCAGGATCATTTCAACGAGTTGATAAAACCGTATGACTTGTCTGGAGAACAATATAATGTGCTGCGTATATTAAGAGGACAAAAAGGAAATCCTGCTAATATGTGTGTGATACAAGAACGTATGTTAGCAAAAACGAGTAACACAACCCGATTAGTTGACAAATTATTATTGAAAGAATTCGTTACAAGAAATGTCTGTCCTGATAATAGAAGAAAAATCGAAGTTTTGATTACGCAAAAAGGATTAGATGTTTTAAAAGAATTAGATCCGAAAGTTGATGCACATGAGCGCGCATTTGCCGAGAATATAAGTCAGGAAGAATTAGAATTATTAAACAAATTATTAGAAAAATACAGAACTCAACAAAATTAA